A portion of the Desmodus rotundus isolate HL8 chromosome 8, HLdesRot8A.1, whole genome shotgun sequence genome contains these proteins:
- the RBIS gene encoding ribosomal biogenesis factor — protein sequence MAKNKRKGQKSRNVFHIASQKHFKVKSKAKPVTTKLKKINIVNDEKVNRMNKAFVDIQKELAHFSKGLSLEPLKKELIPQQCCENEPVSVEEATRLMAQL from the exons ATGGCCAAGAACAAACGAAAAGGGCAGAAGTCCAGGAATGTATTTCACATAGCCAGCCAAAAACACTTTAAGGTTAAGAGTAAAGCAAAACCAGTTACCACAAAACTTAAGAAG ataaacattgtGAATGATGAAAAAGTTAACAGAATGAATAAAGCTTTTGTTGACATACAGAAGGAGCTTGCTCACTTCTCAAAAGGCCTTTCCCTCGAACCTCTGAAGAAAGAGCTG ATTCCTCAGCAGTGTTGTGAAAACGAACCAGTTAGTGTTGAAGAAGCTACAAGATTAATGGCTCAGTTGTAA